In the genome of Streptomyces sp. SAI-127, the window TCTCGGCCCCAACCTCATGTCCTACTCGGAGCGGCTGGCGGCTCTCTTCACGGCCGCCGGATTCCCCGATCCCGGCACGGCGATCGACGCGGTGCTGTCGTATGTGATCGGCATGAGCACCACGGAGGCCGCCTGGCTCACCACGGTCGCCCGCTCCGGCGACTCCGAGTCGGGCCTGATCGCCCGCCTGCTGCCCGCGGTGCAGCAGGCCACGGCCCCTCACAGCCACCTGTCCCAGGGCTACTCAGAGACGGAGGAGGCGGCGACCACGGACCCGGCGGCGCTGAGGGACGCGAAATTCGAGGCCGCCCTGGACATCGTCCTGGACGGCCTGTCACTGCGCCTTGAAACACCGGGCTCCTGAGCCCTCGGGCACCTGAACCCGCGGAGCGCTGAGCGCGTTACCCGTACATCCTCCGCATGGCGAACTCCACCATCTGCTCCACCGCCTTCGCGTCGAAGACGATCCGGTGCTCACCCTCCATGTCGAGGACGAATCCGTACCCGGTAGGCAGCAGGTCGAGGACCTCGGCGCCGGTGATCACGAAGTACTTGGACTCCTTGCCCGCGTACCGCCGCAGCTCCTTGAGGGTGGTGAACATCGGGATCACCGGCTGCTGGGTGTTGTGCAGGGCGAGGAATCCGGGGTTGTCGCCGCGCGGGCAGTAGACCTTGGACGTGGCGAAGACCTGCTGGAAGTCCTCGGCCGACATCTGGCCGGTGGTGAAGGCGCGCACCGCGTCCGCGAGGGAGGGCGGGGACGGCTCGGGGTACAGCGGCGGCTGCTGGCCGTACCCGCCCACACCGCCGGCCATGGGCTGCTGCGGCGGGACGCCGTACTGCTGCTGGGCACCAGCGCTCTGGTCGTAGCCGTACATGGGCGTAAGAGTACCGAGGGGGTGGGCGCGGCGGGTGGCTACCGGCATCCGGAAAACCGACAGCGACCCGACAGCCGCCGGCCCTGGGCTTGTGGCGACTCCCGCTCGTAGCGTCGATCCATGCGCCGACATCACGACGACGAGGTCCATGAGGACGAGATCCACGAGCACGACAGAGGGCTCTCCTACGACCTTCCCGTGCTCGCCCGCCGCCGGATGATCCGGCTCATGGCGGGAGTGGGGGCGGGCCTGGTGCCCCTGGTGGGCTGCACCGCCGACGACACCTCCTCGCCCTCGGCGAGCGCGGCGGGTTCAGCGAGCTCCGCCGAGTGCGCCACCGTCCCCGAGGAGACCGCCGGGCCCTACCCCGGCGACGGCTCGAACGGCGTGAACGTGCTGAAGGAGAGCGGGGTCGTCCGCGGCGACATCACCAGGAGTTTCGGCGACTCCGCGGGCGGCACCGCCGAGGGAGTCCCCCTGACCTTCACGCTCACGGTCGTGGACGCCGCCTCCGGCTGCGGGACCCCGAAGCGGGGCGCGGCCGTCTATGTGTGGCACTGCGACCGCGAGGGCGGCTATTCGCTGTACACCGAGGGCGTCGCCGACGAGAACTACCTGCGCGGTGTCCAGGAGACGGACGAGCGGGGACAGGTCACCTTCACCAGCGTCTTCCCGGGCTGCTACCCCGGCCGTTGGCCGCACATCCACTTCGAGGTCTACGGCAGCCTCGCGGACGCCACCACGGCCACCTCGATCACCAGCACCTCGCAGCTCGCGCTCCCGAAGGACGTCTGCGACACGGTGTACGCCACCGAGGGCTACGAGAGCAGCGTGGACAACCTCGACCGTCTCTCGCTGGAGTCGGACAGCGTCTTCAGGGACGGCCACGACCAGCAGCTCGCGGCGGTGAAGGGGAGCGTGGCGGAGGGGTACACCGCCACGCTGACCATCGCGGTGTGAACCGTCACAGATGGCCGGATCGGGGTTGCGCCTTATTACCGACGGGTAGCATCATCGTAGCTACTTGTTGGTATGTGAACTAGCGCGAGGAACGACGTGCCTCGCCGAACTCTTAACGGAGCCGTCGCCATGGGGCACTACAAGTCGAATCTGCGCGACATCGAGTTCAACCTCTTCGAAGTACTCGGGCGGGACAAGCTGTACGGCACCGGTCCGTTCGCGGAGATGGACGTCGAGACCGCCAAGAGCATCCTCGAGGAGCTGACCCGACTCTCCGAGAACGAGCTCGCGGAGTCCTTCGCGGACGCCGACCGCAACCCCCCGGTCTTCGACCCGGAGACGAACACCGCGCCGGTCCCGGCGTCCTTCAAGAAGAGCTACAAGGCCTTCATGGACTCCGAGTACTGGCGGCTCGGCCTGCCCGAGGAGATCGGCGGCACGACGGCGCCCCCGTCCCTGATCTGGTCGTACGCGGAGATGATCCTCGGCGCGAACCCGGCGGTCTGGATGTACTCGTCCGGCCCCGCCTTCGCCGGCGTCCTCTTCGACGAGGGCAACGAGGTCCAGAAGAAGATCGCTCGGATCGCGGTCGAGAAGACCTGGGGCTCCACCATGGTGCTCACCGAGCCGGACGCCGGTTCGGACGTCGGCGCCGGGCGTACCAAGGCGGTCCAGCAGGAGGACGGCTCCTGGCACATCGAGGGCGTCAAGCGTTTCATCACGTCCGGTGAGCACGACATGGAGGAGAACATCCTTCACTACGTGCTCGCGCGGCCGGAAGGTGCCGGTCCCGGTACCAAGGGGCTGTCCCTCTTCCTCGTCCCGAAGTACCTGTTCGACTTCGAGACCGGCGAGCTCGGCGAGCGCAACGGCGTGTACGCGACGAACGTCGAGCACAAGATGGGCCTCAAGGCGTCCAACACCTGCGAGATGACCTTCGGCGACCGGCACCCCGCCAAGGGCTGGCTGATCGGCGACAAGCACGACGGCATCCGCCAGATGTTCCGGATCATCGAGTTCGCGCGGATGATGGTCGGCACGAAGGCCATCTCCACGCTGTCGACGGGCTACCTCAACGCCCTCGAGTACGCCAAGGAGCGCGTCCAGGGCCCGGACCTGGCGAACTTCATGGACAAGACCGCGCCCAAGGTCACCATCACCCACCACCCCGATGTGCGCCGCGCGCTGATCACGCAGAAGGCGTACGC includes:
- a CDS encoding SseB family protein, whose translation is MYGYDQSAGAQQQYGVPPQQPMAGGVGGYGQQPPLYPEPSPPSLADAVRAFTTGQMSAEDFQQVFATSKVYCPRGDNPGFLALHNTQQPVIPMFTTLKELRRYAGKESKYFVITGAEVLDLLPTGYGFVLDMEGEHRIVFDAKAVEQMVEFAMRRMYG
- a CDS encoding intradiol ring-cleavage dioxygenase, with the translated sequence MRRHHDDEVHEDEIHEHDRGLSYDLPVLARRRMIRLMAGVGAGLVPLVGCTADDTSSPSASAAGSASSAECATVPEETAGPYPGDGSNGVNVLKESGVVRGDITRSFGDSAGGTAEGVPLTFTLTVVDAASGCGTPKRGAAVYVWHCDREGGYSLYTEGVADENYLRGVQETDERGQVTFTSVFPGCYPGRWPHIHFEVYGSLADATTATSITSTSQLALPKDVCDTVYATEGYESSVDNLDRLSLESDSVFRDGHDQQLAAVKGSVAEGYTATLTIAV
- a CDS encoding acyl-CoA dehydrogenase, whose product is MGHYKSNLRDIEFNLFEVLGRDKLYGTGPFAEMDVETAKSILEELTRLSENELAESFADADRNPPVFDPETNTAPVPASFKKSYKAFMDSEYWRLGLPEEIGGTTAPPSLIWSYAEMILGANPAVWMYSSGPAFAGVLFDEGNEVQKKIARIAVEKTWGSTMVLTEPDAGSDVGAGRTKAVQQEDGSWHIEGVKRFITSGEHDMEENILHYVLARPEGAGPGTKGLSLFLVPKYLFDFETGELGERNGVYATNVEHKMGLKASNTCEMTFGDRHPAKGWLIGDKHDGIRQMFRIIEFARMMVGTKAISTLSTGYLNALEYAKERVQGPDLANFMDKTAPKVTITHHPDVRRALITQKAYAEGMRALVLYTASIQDAIAVKEAAGEDTKTEHALNDLLLPIVKGYGSEKGYEQLAQSLQTFGGSGFLQEYPIEQYIRDAKIDTLYEGTTAIQGQDFFFRKIVRNQGAALNSLAEDIKKFLALGTGGEDLAGAREHLAKAAVELEAIVGLMLTDLAATEQDVKNIYKVGLNTSRLLMASGDVVVGYLLLKGAAIAAEKLETASAKAVSSKDVAFYTGKIAAAKFFAANVLPGVTLARKIAEGVELDLMELDEAAF